Proteins encoded in a region of the Paenibacillus wynnii genome:
- a CDS encoding class I mannose-6-phosphate isomerase, with translation MTKLYDKYPSIPVSGWEQEVWVGYQEIADALVARQSDREKTVIVIECYPGVRQKEILSGLSRLGSAAIVHAERAAKDKEDVSNMIDRYLTDDRVFGYMAPFHIQDFYNSEKLEVLQDEVKQSNESIVIVIGTGASLIADGDIVIYADMTRWEAQLRFRSKEFGNWLADNQEEDILRKYKRGYFIEWRAADRLKRKQADRFHFYLDTIIPNEPKLISSRAYFDGLRQTVRRPFRMVPYFDPGVWGGQWLESQIELEPKEHPYAWGFDGVPEENSLHLDFGKAKIDTPAINLVFFESKALLGERVYARFGAEFPIRFDFLDTIGGQNLSLQVHPTTDYIREQFGMPYTQDESYYILDAKPGAEVYLGLKEGIDQDAMIADLRRAQEEKYTFPAEKYINVYPARKHDHFLIPAGTIHCSGSDAMVLEISATPYIFTFKLWDWDRLGLDGKPRPVHLEHGKNNIAWERTTPWIDENLVSQMDTLTENETWTEERTGLHPLEFIETRRHWFTGPVEHTTEDCFHMLNLVEGAEAIVESPTGEFEPFTIRYAETFIIPASVGRYTIKPGLSSEGERHATVKAYVRN, from the coding sequence ATGACAAAGCTTTACGACAAGTATCCTTCAATTCCCGTATCCGGTTGGGAGCAAGAGGTTTGGGTGGGATATCAAGAGATCGCCGATGCATTGGTCGCAAGACAGTCAGACAGAGAGAAGACTGTTATTGTTATTGAATGTTATCCAGGTGTGCGACAGAAGGAGATTCTGAGCGGACTATCCCGGTTGGGAAGCGCAGCCATCGTTCACGCCGAACGGGCGGCGAAAGACAAAGAAGATGTATCCAATATGATCGACCGGTATTTAACAGATGACCGGGTGTTCGGTTATATGGCTCCTTTCCATATACAGGACTTTTACAACTCAGAGAAGCTGGAAGTTCTTCAGGATGAGGTTAAACAGAGTAATGAAAGTATTGTTATCGTGATCGGTACGGGAGCTTCTCTTATTGCTGATGGAGACATTGTTATTTACGCGGATATGACCCGATGGGAGGCACAGTTGCGCTTCCGTTCCAAAGAATTTGGCAACTGGCTGGCGGATAATCAGGAAGAGGACATTCTTCGCAAATATAAACGCGGATATTTCATTGAATGGCGAGCTGCGGATCGATTGAAACGGAAGCAGGCTGACCGCTTTCACTTCTATCTGGATACCATTATTCCGAATGAACCTAAGCTAATAAGCTCCAGGGCCTATTTTGACGGACTCCGCCAGACTGTACGCAGACCATTCCGCATGGTGCCTTACTTTGATCCCGGAGTATGGGGCGGACAATGGCTTGAATCTCAAATCGAGCTAGAGCCGAAGGAGCATCCCTATGCCTGGGGTTTTGATGGCGTTCCAGAAGAGAACAGTCTTCATCTGGACTTTGGAAAGGCCAAGATTGATACACCGGCCATAAATTTGGTTTTCTTCGAGTCTAAGGCGCTGCTTGGAGAGAGGGTGTATGCGCGGTTCGGGGCGGAATTCCCAATCCGCTTTGACTTTCTTGATACGATCGGCGGACAAAATTTGAGTCTTCAGGTTCATCCAACGACGGATTATATCCGGGAACAGTTTGGAATGCCTTACACACAAGACGAAAGCTATTACATTCTAGATGCAAAGCCAGGCGCAGAAGTATACTTGGGCTTAAAAGAGGGCATTGACCAAGATGCAATGATTGCCGATTTGAGGCGGGCTCAGGAAGAAAAGTATACTTTTCCCGCAGAGAAATATATAAATGTATATCCCGCCCGCAAACATGATCATTTCCTAATTCCTGCCGGTACGATACATTGTTCGGGATCGGATGCCATGGTGCTCGAGATCAGTGCGACGCCTTATATTTTCACCTTCAAGCTTTGGGACTGGGACCGGCTGGGGCTGGACGGAAAACCACGCCCGGTGCATCTGGAACATGGTAAGAATAATATCGCCTGGGAACGCACGACTCCATGGATCGATGAAAATCTGGTTTCCCAGATGGATACCTTAACAGAGAATGAGACTTGGACAGAAGAACGGACGGGGCTCCATCCATTGGAGTTCATCGAGACACGCAGACATTGGTTTACAGGCCCCGTAGAGCATACCACGGAAGACTGCTTCCATATGCTGAATCTTGTGGAAGGAGCCGAGGCGATTGTTGAGAGCCCCACAGGAGAATTTGAACCTTTCACCATTAGATACGCTGAGACCTTCATCATCCCGGCCTCTGTAGGCAGGTATACCATAAAGCCTGGGTTATCCAGTGAAGGAGAGCGGCATGCGACCGTCAAAGCCTATGTCAGAAATTAA
- a CDS encoding helix-turn-helix transcriptional regulator: MQPNPERLTNDQFFTLAGNIQILKDRRDTPYPLHWHEFFELTIVTAGHGYNRVNGKLLPMEAGSVFLLTPADFHEIKPVSGQGMELYNIIFSEAAISKEVHEALFAHVTLHHAWFNPEETPRLFGYSEILWQESLEKSLSQGLVMKNLLELLLLTLLRQTSAHRSTPPAELAEPSTQRTSVQQALVYIHHHYRESITLTDAAKQAQLSPNYFSEVFRKIVGMPFQLYVQSLRLEFAYNLLQASDLSVTEVCFTSGFNTLTHFERVFKQRYGQTPRTTSRKRGAS, from the coding sequence ATGCAACCGAATCCGGAACGTCTGACAAACGATCAATTTTTCACCTTGGCAGGTAACATTCAGATTCTGAAGGACCGGCGGGATACTCCATATCCTCTTCACTGGCATGAATTCTTTGAGCTTACCATTGTCACAGCCGGTCATGGTTACAACAGAGTAAACGGGAAGCTTCTACCAATGGAAGCTGGTTCCGTATTTCTCCTGACCCCGGCGGATTTCCATGAAATTAAGCCTGTCAGCGGGCAAGGGATGGAGCTTTACAATATCATCTTCTCCGAAGCGGCCATTAGCAAGGAAGTACATGAAGCGCTCTTTGCCCATGTAACACTCCACCATGCCTGGTTTAATCCGGAAGAGACCCCGCGTCTCTTCGGTTATTCGGAGATCCTGTGGCAAGAGTCCCTTGAGAAATCTCTGTCTCAAGGCCTGGTTATGAAGAATCTACTAGAGCTGCTGCTTCTCACCCTCCTGCGCCAAACGAGTGCCCATCGAAGCACTCCGCCTGCGGAGTTGGCAGAGCCCTCGACGCAGCGAACCTCCGTTCAGCAAGCACTGGTCTATATCCACCACCATTACCGGGAGTCGATCACGCTGACGGATGCCGCAAAGCAGGCCCAGTTATCCCCCAACTACTTCAGCGAGGTGTTCCGCAAGATCGTCGGCATGCCGTTCCAATTGTATGTGCAGAGCCTCCGCCTGGAATTCGCCTATAATCTGCTTCAGGCGTCGGACCTCTCCGTCACCGAGGTGTGCTTCACTTCCGGCTTCAATACCTTGACCCACTTCGAGCGAGTCTTTAAGCAGCGGTACGGGCAGACACCCCGCACCACCAGCCGGAAGCGGGGCGCTTCGTAA
- a CDS encoding SDR family oxidoreductase — protein MNKTVFITGASSGIGRAAAQLFLQQGWNVAATMRTPDKEKVLTGANLKLLQLDVTDSNSIEAAIREAIVHFGQIDVLINNAGYGSVGIFEAFTPEQIHRQFDTNVFGLMNVTAQMLPHFRKNKRGTIINVASIGGKVTFPLYSLYHSSKWAVEGFSESLHYELRNLGIKVKIVEPGVIKTDFYSRSQDMINDENLEEYQHYLKTVFNNTQSSGTNGESPEVVAKAIYKAATDGSKKLRYPVGSPANWLLPLRKLLPESWFFAIVRSNVEKGL, from the coding sequence ATGAATAAAACCGTTTTTATTACCGGAGCATCATCAGGAATTGGCAGAGCAGCAGCGCAACTATTTTTACAGCAGGGCTGGAATGTAGCGGCAACCATGAGAACACCAGACAAAGAAAAAGTGCTAACGGGTGCTAACCTTAAGCTTTTACAGCTGGATGTTACGGATTCGAACAGTATAGAGGCAGCTATTCGTGAAGCCATTGTTCATTTTGGTCAGATTGATGTGTTAATAAATAACGCCGGATATGGATCAGTTGGGATCTTTGAAGCCTTTACGCCTGAGCAAATCCACCGGCAGTTTGATACTAATGTATTCGGGCTGATGAATGTCACCGCACAGATGCTGCCTCATTTTCGAAAAAATAAAAGGGGTACGATCATTAATGTGGCATCCATTGGGGGTAAAGTTACTTTCCCGTTATACAGCTTGTACCACAGTTCGAAATGGGCAGTCGAAGGCTTCTCGGAATCTCTTCATTATGAACTCAGGAATCTGGGGATAAAAGTAAAGATCGTTGAACCCGGTGTCATTAAAACAGACTTCTATTCCAGATCTCAAGACATGATTAATGATGAGAATCTAGAGGAATATCAGCATTACTTAAAGACCGTTTTCAATAACACTCAAAGTTCTGGAACCAACGGGGAGTCACCTGAAGTGGTGGCTAAGGCCATCTACAAGGCGGCAACGGATGGTTCGAAGAAGCTTCGTTACCCCGTAGGTTCTCCAGCGAATTGGCTACTGCCCCTTAGAAAGCTTTTGCCGGAAAGTTGGTTCTTTGCTATCGTTCGTAGCAATGTAGAGAAGGGGCTGTAA
- a CDS encoding cellulase-like family protein, producing MRMKLEHPLAITMWDFSWLERKWPGAGYEDWNQILDELKDRGYDAVRIDAYPHLMSVGPEREWTLKPEWSVQDWGAPSLTKISSLRENFVNFIAACRDKGIFVALSTWFREDVDNHRMNIKNADNLAQMWISVLNVIEEENLEDSILYVDLCNEFPMSSWCPWLAQSLGKDPTQEVLRATPEVTDFMKKSIETVKSRYPQYDYCFSVCSEFDTVDQQDVSFMDILEPHIWMAQWSEFYQKVGYGYERFSYVGYDNMVLHAEKLYRSKPEYWQERMYEGIDAAARWSELSGKPLVTTECWGIVDYKDWPLLNWDWIMELCELGVKRAASKGRWFAIATSNFCGPQFKGMWRDIEWHRGMTDIIHSSRLPGGK from the coding sequence ATGAGAATGAAGCTTGAGCATCCTTTAGCGATTACAATGTGGGATTTCTCTTGGCTTGAACGAAAATGGCCTGGGGCAGGTTACGAGGATTGGAACCAGATATTAGACGAATTGAAAGACCGGGGCTACGATGCGGTACGAATTGACGCCTACCCCCATTTGATGTCAGTGGGTCCAGAAAGGGAGTGGACACTTAAGCCCGAATGGAGTGTACAGGATTGGGGGGCTCCCAGTCTTACCAAGATCAGCAGCCTGCGTGAGAATTTTGTGAATTTTATTGCTGCCTGCCGGGATAAGGGGATTTTTGTAGCGCTGTCCACATGGTTCCGTGAGGACGTAGACAATCATCGGATGAATATAAAAAATGCGGATAATCTGGCACAAATGTGGATATCGGTTCTAAATGTGATCGAGGAAGAGAATTTGGAAGATAGCATCCTATATGTAGACTTGTGTAATGAATTTCCGATGAGTAGCTGGTGCCCTTGGCTAGCCCAATCCTTAGGGAAAGACCCTACGCAAGAGGTACTCCGGGCTACACCAGAGGTTACCGATTTTATGAAGAAATCCATTGAAACAGTAAAATCACGGTACCCGCAATATGACTATTGCTTTTCTGTATGTTCAGAATTTGACACAGTAGATCAGCAGGATGTTTCATTTATGGATATTCTTGAACCTCATATCTGGATGGCTCAGTGGAGTGAGTTCTATCAGAAAGTAGGCTATGGATATGAACGATTCTCATACGTGGGTTACGACAACATGGTGCTTCACGCAGAGAAGTTATACCGTAGCAAGCCTGAATACTGGCAAGAGCGTATGTATGAAGGGATCGATGCTGCTGCACGTTGGTCAGAGCTGTCTGGCAAGCCGCTTGTGACCACCGAGTGCTGGGGAATCGTGGATTATAAGGACTGGCCTCTTTTAAACTGGGACTGGATTATGGAGTTATGCGAACTTGGGGTCAAACGAGCAGCGAGCAAGGGAAGATGGTTTGCTATAGCCACAAGTAACTTTTGTGGACCTCAATTTAAGGGGATGTGGCGTGATATCGAATGGCATAGAGGAATGACGGATATCATTCATAGCAGCCGTCTCCCAGGGGGGAAATAA
- a CDS encoding ArsR/SmtB family transcription factor, producing the protein MGEKAIESFRSCIPLFQAMGDLARQDIILLLAEHDELTVNEITEHSVLSRPAISHHLKVLRDSEFVTVKQIGTQRYYSLSLDAAVEQLKNLIHTVETNC; encoded by the coding sequence ATGGGAGAGAAGGCTATAGAGTCATTCCGTTCATGTATTCCGCTATTTCAGGCGATGGGTGACCTAGCTAGACAAGACATTATCCTCTTGCTGGCGGAGCATGATGAGTTGACGGTTAATGAAATTACAGAGCATTCTGTGCTGTCTAGACCGGCAATTTCCCATCACCTAAAGGTACTCCGTGATAGCGAATTCGTAACGGTGAAACAAATTGGAACACAGCGTTACTACTCATTATCCTTGGATGCAGCAGTAGAACAGTTAAAGAATTTAATACACACAGTTGAAACTAACTGCTAG
- a CDS encoding phytanoyl-CoA dioxygenase family protein, whose translation MSVQANESQVKFYHENGYFLPKQQLFSQEKMSLLNQIFEEQLAAKGSKLSDELDTPHFRDERLLEFLLSKEVLDLVEPFIGPNIGLFSSHFICKDPYVGRATPWHEDSAYWKGRADHFDYITTVWLALDRSNQENGCMRVIPGTHKNGFSEYEAVDSQVHTFGSQIKNVDESQAVSFVLEPGQCSLHDSRIIHGAEANNSPYRRCGYTMRYFSTDIKITSLDVNGDPFKIWLARGENLAGNHFVNV comes from the coding sequence ATGAGCGTACAAGCAAATGAGAGTCAGGTCAAGTTTTATCACGAGAATGGCTATTTTCTCCCGAAACAACAGCTGTTCTCCCAGGAGAAAATGAGCCTCTTGAATCAAATCTTCGAAGAGCAGCTGGCAGCGAAGGGCTCGAAGCTGTCCGACGAGCTGGATACCCCCCACTTCCGTGATGAACGGCTGCTGGAGTTTCTGCTATCCAAGGAAGTGCTGGATCTGGTGGAGCCCTTCATCGGACCTAACATCGGACTTTTCTCCAGCCACTTCATCTGCAAGGACCCTTATGTAGGTCGCGCCACACCTTGGCATGAGGATTCCGCTTACTGGAAGGGCCGGGCCGACCATTTTGATTATATTACTACGGTTTGGCTGGCTCTCGACCGCAGCAATCAGGAGAACGGGTGTATGCGAGTTATTCCCGGAACGCACAAGAACGGCTTCTCGGAATATGAGGCGGTGGACAGTCAGGTCCATACCTTCGGGAGTCAAATCAAAAATGTGGATGAGTCTCAAGCGGTATCTTTTGTACTAGAGCCGGGTCAATGCTCCCTGCATGACTCCCGAATTATACACGGAGCGGAAGCAAACAATAGTCCATACCGGCGATGCGGCTATACCATGAGATATTTCTCTACAGATATCAAGATCACCAGCCTGGATGTAAACGGCGATCCTTTCAAGATTTGGTTGGCACGCGGTGAGAATCTGGCCGGGAACCACTTCGTCAATGTCTAA
- a CDS encoding pyruvate formate lyase family protein gives MGIDNNLQVELHFTEVYKENQHQPAAIREALCLRAQYPAVFEPVRSGDWFAGRKEYRAVGFSPQVAVGLGYFRNASQLEEIGTQEAAGLLAFWEQEQTAEKVRQAYSPELKKLFPYDDLFNKEPGVAFPLYRMGGANLDFGKLAQLGVPGMKEEIRENIRKVQATGGETSLYEGMLICLDLLVDSCEYYAVELQGMTEQEFDPREQERMISMIRVLKAIQDNRPSTLREAIQLIWLYSLLADIRNYGRMDVYLGDFLNQDLDSGRLNEAEGQMLLCSFWQLIADRVTTWDSRVIIGGVGRRNPENADRFAMMALEATRLVKEIEPQLSLRCYEGMDSRLFDKGLQVLSEGRTYPILYNDEVNVPSVQEAFGVSREEAEQYVPYGCGEYVLEHRSYGTPSGVINLLKALEITLHNGVDPISGERMGLALGNAEDFRTFEELLEAYKKQVDFFVAAMAEQEALEYKIAGENSPYLYLSMLYDSCVERNKGIFSGGIKYLGGTLESYGNMNTADSLTAIKTMVYDRQSWTLPQLVQMLDADFQGYDAERIQLLNCAKYGNDDHLADSMAEEVHKHVCLSARSQSSRVGLASYLVVVINNSANTDMGGWTAASADGRKSREPMGNGNAPVGGRDKNGITAALNSMSKLTPSIHAGAVHNLKFSPDLFKGGATIVRTLLDTYFQKGGTQAMITVVNRNELEQAMVEPEKYSHIFVRVGGFSARFVELKREVQLEILSRTLHG, from the coding sequence ATGGGTATCGACAATAATTTGCAGGTAGAGCTCCATTTTACCGAGGTATATAAAGAAAATCAGCATCAACCCGCCGCAATCCGGGAGGCTTTATGTTTGAGGGCACAATACCCTGCCGTATTCGAGCCGGTGCGTTCTGGTGATTGGTTTGCGGGTCGAAAAGAATACAGGGCGGTCGGCTTCTCCCCGCAGGTTGCAGTTGGTCTGGGCTATTTCCGCAATGCCTCTCAATTAGAGGAGATCGGGACTCAAGAGGCAGCCGGTCTGCTTGCATTCTGGGAGCAGGAGCAAACCGCGGAGAAGGTGCGTCAGGCTTATTCCCCGGAGCTCAAAAAGTTGTTTCCCTATGATGACTTGTTCAATAAAGAGCCAGGCGTAGCGTTTCCCTTATACCGGATGGGCGGTGCCAACCTGGATTTCGGAAAATTGGCGCAATTAGGGGTTCCCGGCATGAAAGAAGAAATCCGGGAGAATATCCGTAAGGTACAGGCAACAGGCGGCGAAACCTCCTTGTATGAAGGCATGCTGATTTGCCTGGACCTGCTGGTGGATTCTTGCGAATATTATGCGGTAGAGCTTCAGGGAATGACCGAGCAAGAATTCGATCCACGGGAGCAAGAGCGTATGATCTCTATGATCAGGGTGCTGAAGGCGATCCAGGACAACCGTCCCTCTACTCTGAGAGAGGCTATCCAGCTAATATGGCTGTATTCCCTGCTTGCTGACATTCGCAATTATGGCCGTATGGACGTATACCTGGGTGATTTCCTCAATCAGGATCTGGACTCCGGCAGATTGAATGAAGCGGAAGGTCAGATGCTCCTTTGCTCCTTCTGGCAGCTTATTGCCGACCGAGTGACTACGTGGGACAGTAGGGTGATCATCGGCGGTGTCGGCAGACGGAATCCGGAGAATGCGGATCGGTTCGCCATGATGGCTCTCGAAGCTACACGACTGGTTAAGGAAATTGAACCCCAGTTGTCCCTCAGGTGCTACGAGGGTATGGACTCCCGCTTGTTCGACAAGGGCTTACAGGTGCTGAGCGAAGGGCGAACCTATCCGATTTTGTATAACGATGAAGTAAATGTTCCTTCCGTTCAGGAGGCTTTCGGGGTTAGCCGTGAAGAGGCGGAGCAATATGTGCCGTACGGTTGCGGAGAGTATGTGCTGGAGCACCGGAGCTATGGGACACCAAGCGGTGTGATCAACCTTCTCAAGGCACTGGAAATCACCCTTCACAACGGGGTGGATCCGATTTCCGGCGAGCGGATGGGCTTAGCGCTGGGCAACGCAGAGGACTTTCGAACTTTCGAGGAGCTGCTGGAGGCATATAAGAAACAAGTGGACTTCTTTGTTGCCGCCATGGCGGAGCAGGAAGCACTGGAATATAAAATTGCGGGAGAAAACAGCCCGTACCTATACCTGAGCATGCTCTATGATTCCTGTGTGGAGCGTAATAAAGGCATTTTCTCCGGTGGAATCAAGTATTTGGGAGGAACCCTGGAGAGCTATGGAAATATGAACACTGCGGACAGCTTGACAGCCATTAAGACCATGGTATATGACCGTCAAAGTTGGACTCTCCCTCAATTAGTCCAGATGCTGGATGCCGATTTCCAAGGTTATGACGCGGAGCGGATTCAGCTCCTGAATTGTGCGAAATACGGCAACGATGATCATTTGGCAGACAGTATGGCGGAAGAAGTGCACAAGCACGTTTGTCTGTCAGCCCGGTCGCAGAGCAGCAGGGTCGGCCTTGCTTCTTATCTTGTCGTGGTTATTAATAATAGCGCCAATACAGATATGGGCGGTTGGACAGCTGCCTCGGCCGATGGAAGAAAATCCAGGGAGCCTATGGGCAACGGCAACGCTCCTGTAGGAGGAAGAGACAAGAATGGCATTACCGCAGCACTGAATTCCATGTCCAAGCTTACACCTTCGATCCATGCAGGGGCCGTTCATAATCTGAAGTTCTCCCCGGATTTATTCAAAGGAGGGGCCACTATTGTCCGTACCCTTCTGGATACCTACTTCCAGAAGGGCGGAACCCAAGCCATGATTACGGTAGTGAACCGGAATGAACTGGAGCAGGCCATGGTAGAGCCGGAGAAATATTCCCATATCTTCGTCAGGGTTGGGGGCTTCAGCGCACGTTTCGTGGAATTAAAGCGGGAAGTACAGCTTGAGATTCTTAGCCGGACCTTGCACGGCTAA
- a CDS encoding sugar phosphate isomerase/epimerase family protein, with protein MWEWDGEWQDRLEAIKAAGFCGVEYTPPREAGDDKLFHRQLRIHHLQYIAQVVTRGERDHRSSFREQVYRAAKLEPVLINSHSATDDMPFEEQIRFFEAALELESEIGIPIVHETHRGRAFFTPWQTAAVLRQLHELKVGADFSHWCVVMERLPDPEQADVKLAMSRAVHIHGRVGYEEGPQVPDPRAPEYAREVEVFLDYWIRICKLRLEAGASVVSFTPEFGPPGYQHSIPFTREPVGDLWEINLWMMNRFKQRFEEWKQTL; from the coding sequence TTGTGGGAATGGGACGGAGAATGGCAGGATAGGCTTGAGGCAATCAAGGCCGCCGGGTTCTGCGGTGTCGAATATACGCCGCCACGGGAGGCTGGGGACGATAAGCTGTTTCATCGGCAGCTTAGGATCCACCACCTGCAGTATATCGCACAGGTGGTGACCAGGGGGGAGCGGGATCATCGATCCTCCTTCCGGGAGCAGGTCTACAGGGCAGCCAAGCTGGAGCCGGTGCTTATTAATTCACACAGCGCTACCGACGATATGCCGTTTGAGGAGCAGATCCGCTTCTTCGAGGCGGCGTTAGAGCTGGAATCGGAAATCGGCATTCCGATTGTCCACGAGACCCACCGGGGGAGGGCCTTCTTTACGCCTTGGCAGACGGCTGCCGTGCTTCGGCAGCTGCACGAGCTGAAGGTAGGTGCGGATTTCAGCCATTGGTGCGTGGTCATGGAGCGTCTGCCGGATCCGGAGCAGGCGGATGTGAAGCTGGCTATGAGCCGTGCGGTTCATATTCATGGACGGGTCGGTTATGAGGAAGGACCTCAGGTGCCGGACCCCCGGGCGCCCGAGTATGCTCGAGAGGTGGAGGTCTTTCTGGATTATTGGATCCGCATCTGCAAGCTGCGTTTGGAAGCCGGGGCTTCGGTCGTGAGCTTCACACCGGAGTTCGGGCCTCCCGGTTATCAGCATAGCATCCCGTTCACCCGGGAGCCGGTGGGGGATTTGTGGGAGATTAATCTGTGGATGATGAACCGGTTTAAGCAGCGTTTTGAAGAGTGGAAGCAAACGTTATAA
- a CDS encoding glycyl-radical enzyme activating protein, with protein sequence MGGNARKEGLRMADRTSLKAIVFDIQRFALHDGPGIRTTVFVKGCPLRCLWCHNPESQAYHSELSFDYDKCRECLAEGTQCPFGVKLEGEQIRHDRHPGFDSPEHQCPRQAVKIYGTLRTVEEVMAEVMADHAYYDRSGGGLTVSGGEPMSSFEWTLELCRTAKMNGIHVCLDTSGYAPRERFADIMPYVDLFLYDYKVSDPAQHRTLTGVSQDPILSNLDYLYRQGASVLLRCPLIPGVNDGEEHLSAIAELDRKYPNLHEINLMPYHNMGRDKAARIGKQEELPGIDHADEGVVQGWLEQLVRLGSTRSQRS encoded by the coding sequence ATGGGTGGGAACGCACGAAAGGAGGGCTTAAGAATGGCGGACAGAACGAGCTTGAAGGCCATAGTATTCGATATCCAGCGCTTCGCCTTGCATGATGGCCCGGGGATCCGAACCACCGTGTTCGTGAAGGGCTGTCCGTTGCGCTGCTTATGGTGCCATAATCCCGAATCGCAGGCTTACCACTCGGAGCTGTCGTTCGACTATGACAAGTGCCGGGAATGTCTGGCCGAGGGGACACAGTGTCCCTTTGGGGTAAAGCTGGAGGGGGAACAGATCCGGCATGACCGACACCCGGGCTTCGATTCCCCTGAACACCAATGTCCGCGTCAGGCCGTCAAGATCTACGGCACTCTTCGGACGGTGGAGGAGGTGATGGCAGAGGTGATGGCTGACCACGCCTATTACGACAGGTCCGGCGGAGGTTTGACCGTGTCGGGCGGCGAGCCCATGTCCTCCTTCGAATGGACGCTGGAGCTCTGCCGGACAGCTAAGATGAACGGCATTCATGTCTGCCTGGATACCAGCGGCTATGCGCCCCGGGAGCGTTTTGCGGACATCATGCCCTATGTGGATCTTTTCTTGTACGATTACAAGGTGTCGGATCCGGCACAACACCGGACGCTCACTGGAGTGAGCCAAGATCCGATCTTGTCCAATCTGGATTATCTCTATCGACAGGGGGCTTCTGTGCTGCTGAGATGTCCGCTTATTCCGGGTGTCAATGACGGAGAGGAGCATCTGAGTGCCATCGCGGAGCTGGATCGAAAGTACCCGAATCTGCATGAAATTAACCTGATGCCTTACCACAATATGGGCCGGGACAAGGCCGCCCGCATCGGGAAGCAAGAGGAACTCCCCGGAATTGACCATGCGGACGAGGGGGTAGTGCAGGGTTGGCTTGAACAGCTTGTCCGCTTGGGCTCTACTCGAAGCCAACGCTCTTGA